Proteins encoded in a region of the Candidatus Gracilibacteria bacterium genome:
- a CDS encoding divalent metal cation transporter, translating to MKERAKRIWPKILFFMGVIGPGIIAANADNDAGGISTYSIVGAHFGLKMLWVLFLVTISLAVTQEMGVRIGIVTRQGLGGVIRENFGLKWTAFAMITMLVANLGTVTAEFSGIAASFSIFDVSKYIVVPLAAMIVWLVLYKGSFKTTQRIFLIFSAFYIVYIINGFVIKPDFAEATKSLFIPTLEWTPIFLVTMIALIGTTITPWGQFFIQSYVVDKGLDAKHYKAEKLEVFAGAFITDIVSFFIIISTAATLYKVGITITDAKDAAEALKPLAGNFAQLLFAFGLFSASMLGAFILPTATAYAICEAFGWEYGFDTDWKRGKMFYSIILISIFLPAMLVLIPGVNLIKVMLLSQDVNGILLPIILIFVMKIINNKNVMGEHVNRPIGNAIAWLTIIGIIAATIALLVTSVLKIGGGEIKNCV from the coding sequence ATGAAAGAACGAGCGAAACGAATATGGCCCAAGATTTTGTTTTTTATGGGAGTGATCGGTCCTGGAATTATTGCGGCGAATGCGGACAATGATGCGGGTGGAATCAGCACGTATTCGATTGTGGGGGCGCATTTTGGATTAAAAATGTTGTGGGTTTTGTTTTTGGTTACGATTTCGTTGGCCGTTACGCAGGAGATGGGGGTTCGTATCGGTATTGTGACTCGTCAAGGCTTGGGGGGTGTGATTCGTGAAAATTTCGGATTGAAGTGGACCGCGTTTGCCATGATCACCATGTTGGTGGCGAATTTGGGAACCGTGACTGCGGAATTTTCCGGAATTGCGGCATCCTTTTCGATTTTTGATGTGAGTAAATATATTGTGGTGCCATTGGCGGCCATGATCGTTTGGTTGGTTTTATACAAAGGATCGTTTAAGACGACTCAACGCATTTTTCTTATTTTTTCAGCGTTTTATATCGTTTATATTATCAATGGATTTGTGATCAAGCCCGATTTTGCGGAAGCGACAAAGAGTCTTTTTATCCCCACGTTGGAATGGACTCCGATTTTTTTAGTGACCATGATTGCTTTGATCGGGACCACGATTACGCCATGGGGACAATTTTTTATCCAATCGTATGTGGTGGATAAAGGATTGGATGCCAAACATTATAAAGCCGAGAAATTGGAAGTGTTTGCCGGCGCGTTTATCACGGATATTGTGAGCTTTTTCATTATCATTTCTACGGCGGCCACGTTGTATAAAGTCGGGATTACGATCACGGATGCCAAGGATGCGGCCGAGGCGTTGAAGCCGTTGGCCGGTAATTTTGCACAGTTATTGTTTGCGTTTGGATTGTTTAGTGCGTCGATGTTGGGCGCGTTTATTTTGCCCACAGCCACGGCGTATGCGATTTGCGAAGCGTTTGGATGGGAATATGGCTTTGATACGGATTGGAAGCGCGGGAAAATGTTTTATTCCATCATTCTCATTTCTATTTTTCTTCCGGCGATGTTGGTGTTGATTCCGGGCGTGAATTTGATCAAAGTCATGCTTCTTTCTCAAGATGTGAATGGAATTTTGCTTCCCATTATTTTAATTTTTGTGATGAAAATCATCAATAATAAAAATGTGATGGGTGAGCACGTGAATCGACCGATTGGGAATGCGATCGCTTGGCTTACGATTATTGGAATTATTGCGGCTACGATTGCGTTGTTGGTGACGTCTGTTCTTAAAATTGGATGAGGGGAAATTAAAAATTGTGTTTAA
- a CDS encoding CBS domain-containing protein, whose protein sequence is MFFLSQLLDAPIIDSADRVVGKVTDLISRPSENKFPSVIAVAYKVKGEKEPRTFALNYVENLGKNEITLSTLASKLQPYDSRTHDNWLARDILDKQIVDLEGTRVVRVNDLRFGMVNGEFKILGIDVSTKGILRRLGMDRWPGFSLLQPQFIDWEKVQLVGKSLKLSTVSQELVKLHPADLANIMEDLNPHQSHKLMQSLDARTAAKVFEELQLEAKHHVLKNFDPVQLTGILTHVPIDELVDYLKTLKSVDRRKIMSNLSDKRKKTVQQFLRYENDTAGGLMTTEFIRATPKWTVAETREHVREVSETLRTINFVYIVNDVNELIGIVSMRSLIVYPPSQKLRQIMKKIRVHQTVHVDADIELVAKIMTRYNLHTVAVLDDHHKLLGLVTVDDILRHLMPSAGLRWVCFLIFL, encoded by the coding sequence ATGTTTTTCCTCTCGCAACTTTTGGATGCTCCGATTATCGACAGTGCGGACCGTGTGGTGGGAAAAGTGACGGATTTGATCAGCCGACCGAGTGAAAATAAATTTCCGTCCGTGATTGCGGTGGCGTATAAAGTAAAAGGGGAGAAAGAACCGCGGACTTTTGCGTTGAATTATGTGGAAAATTTGGGGAAAAACGAGATCACATTGAGTACATTGGCCTCTAAATTACAACCGTATGATTCCAGGACGCATGACAATTGGCTGGCGCGGGATATTTTGGATAAACAAATTGTGGACTTGGAGGGAACGCGGGTGGTTCGTGTGAATGATTTGCGGTTCGGCATGGTGAACGGCGAATTTAAAATTTTGGGAATTGATGTGAGCACCAAAGGGATTTTACGTCGATTGGGAATGGATCGTTGGCCCGGTTTTTCACTTCTTCAGCCTCAATTTATCGATTGGGAAAAAGTGCAGTTGGTGGGCAAATCGCTCAAGCTTTCTACGGTGTCGCAAGAATTGGTAAAGCTCCATCCGGCGGACCTTGCCAACATTATGGAAGATTTGAATCCGCATCAATCGCACAAACTCATGCAATCTTTGGATGCGCGAACCGCAGCTAAAGTTTTCGAAGAATTGCAGTTGGAAGCCAAGCATCATGTGTTGAAAAATTTTGATCCCGTGCAATTGACCGGGATTTTAACGCACGTGCCCATCGATGAATTGGTGGACTATTTAAAGACGCTTAAATCTGTGGATCGTCGTAAAATCATGTCCAACTTGAGCGATAAGCGCAAGAAAACGGTTCAACAATTTTTGCGTTATGAAAATGATACGGCCGGAGGTTTGATGACCACGGAATTTATTCGAGCTACACCCAAGTGGACCGTGGCCGAGACGCGCGAACATGTGCGCGAGGTTTCGGAAACATTACGCACCATCAATTTTGTTTATATTGTGAATGACGTGAATGAACTCATCGGTATTGTTTCCATGCGATCGTTGATTGTGTACCCGCCGTCTCAAAAATTGCGTCAAATTATGAAGAAAATTCGTGTGCACCAAACCGTGCATGTGGATGCGGATATTGAGTTGGTTGCCAAAATCATGACTCGTTATAATTTGCATACTGTGGCGGTTTTGGATGACCATCATAAGTTGTTGGGGTTGGTGACCGTGGATGATATTCTTCGTCATTTGATGCCGAGCGCGTGATTGCGATGGGTGTGTTTTTTAATTTTTCTTTAA
- a CDS encoding YIP1 family protein has protein sequence MNSPLGPESLPKGLIDDVKAVLINRDGAAMLRVAKNASYFNYAIAMYVLVQLAFVLRTWMGLNKSISAIQGMTVHVGVDPLDLVLNGVIGVFIGLASMALVYIFSQKLFEAKPGVTLKEFMTIACIVSFPMVLSVLPLGGLGMLAGGIWAIVLFFTMMQKILGLTFGKALVVAILAGVAVGVVQMVLYNILGFGAGNYSFDFSYGS, from the coding sequence ATGAATTCTCCTCTCGGCCCCGAATCTCTTCCTAAAGGTTTAATTGATGACGTCAAAGCCGTGCTGATCAATCGTGATGGTGCCGCTATGTTGCGCGTGGCTAAAAATGCGTCGTATTTTAATTACGCCATTGCCATGTATGTGTTGGTTCAATTGGCTTTTGTGCTTAGAACTTGGATGGGATTGAATAAAAGCATTTCTGCTATCCAGGGGATGACTGTTCACGTGGGAGTGGATCCCTTGGATCTCGTTTTAAATGGAGTGATTGGAGTTTTTATTGGGCTTGCCTCCATGGCTTTGGTTTATATTTTTTCGCAGAAATTGTTTGAGGCTAAACCCGGGGTCACGCTTAAGGAATTTATGACCATTGCTTGTATCGTTTCTTTTCCCATGGTGCTTTCCGTGCTTCCTTTGGGTGGGTTGGGAATGCTTGCGGGAGGGATTTGGGCCATTGTTTTATTTTTCACAATGATGCAAAAGATTCTGGGACTCACTTTTGGAAAAGCGCTGGTTGTTGCGATTCTTGCCGGGGTTGCTGTCGGCGTTGTTCAAATGGTTCTTTATAATATATTGGGTTTTGGCGCCGGTAATTATTCTTTTGATTTTAGTTACGGGTCGTAA
- a CDS encoding YIP1 family protein: MFQSIFHRGGRWDFKQAFWDAFKVIKLDAQAMTAVSKDSSATRMAALFIVVASFLGSLGSMLFPSYAYRGLVMYRPTLFQVFEQTFAASLMLIFAVFLVHFIAVRLFKARGSFEEFFRVAGYAYIVGILNIYPAFALVSGLWILVVLWKALPVVKRMAREKAVLTLVAVLFIFCSLYFFNPLSVGILLSAPNLFLKV; encoded by the coding sequence ATGTTTCAATCTATTTTTCATCGAGGCGGGCGCTGGGATTTTAAACAAGCATTTTGGGATGCGTTTAAAGTGATAAAATTGGATGCGCAAGCCATGACTGCGGTTTCCAAAGATTCGAGCGCTACGCGCATGGCCGCACTTTTTATCGTGGTCGCTTCTTTTCTTGGAAGTTTGGGGTCGATGTTGTTTCCGTCTTATGCGTATCGAGGATTGGTGATGTATCGTCCCACGCTTTTTCAAGTTTTTGAGCAAACCTTTGCCGCGTCTTTGATGTTGATTTTTGCTGTTTTTTTAGTTCATTTTATTGCGGTTCGATTATTTAAAGCGCGCGGTTCGTTTGAGGAATTTTTTCGTGTGGCGGGGTACGCGTATATTGTGGGGATTTTGAATATTTATCCCGCTTTCGCCTTGGTTTCCGGATTATGGATTTTGGTTGTACTATGGAAAGCGTTGCCCGTGGTTAAACGCATGGCTCGTGAAAAAGCGGTATTAACTTTGGTGGCGGTGTTGTTTATTTTTTGTTCCCTTTATTTTTTTAATCCTCTCTCCGTATGAATTCTCCTCTCGGCCCCGAATCTCTTCCTAAAGGTTTAA
- a CDS encoding sodium-translocating pyrophosphatase, with protein sequence MSLPLLALGISGLVLVYAIFLVVRVLKFNPGTTTMQDISEAIKEGAMAFLNRQFKTIAVIAIIIFLIIGFGIPAGENNNGYLMAFGFLVGAFFSGLAGYIGMGMSVRANVRTANAAKTSLKEALTVAVRGGSVTGFAVVGLALAGVSGFYYLFTQIWDVPVDAAPELLLGFGFGASLVSLFARVGGGIYTKAADVGADLVGKVEKGIPEDDPRNPAVIADNVGDNVGDCAGMGADLFETYAVTLIAAMILAATTLLQKEGASTIVVEFPLILGAIAAIASILGSYFIRLGKKQNIMNALYKGIFATEILSAIGFFFAVKYLMNGELKIFLMTIVGLVLTTLMFMITEYYTSTKYSPVQKIAIASQTGAGTNLISGLAVGLYSTVAPVLVIVSSIAVSYWLGQTSSLENGIYGIAIAAVSMLSITGIVIAMDSYGPITDNAGGIAEMANLPESVRVNTDALDAVGNTTKAVTKGYAIASAALATLVLFQAYSEKLTANSVGETFEFALVDYRVIIGLFIGGMLPFLFAAFCMEAVGKAAKKVVEEVRRQFKEIKGIMEGKAKPEYDVCVDIVTKAALKEMIAPGLLAVGAPLLVGFILGPLALGGLLAGVIVSGLLLALSMANGGGAWDNAKKYIENGHFGGKGSDAHKAAVVGDTVGDPYKDTAGPALNALIKVINTIALIIAPLIATWTLFGN encoded by the coding sequence ATGTCGCTTCCTCTTCTCGCTTTGGGTATTAGCGGGCTCGTTTTGGTTTACGCCATCTTCTTGGTGGTCCGCGTGCTCAAATTCAATCCCGGAACCACCACCATGCAAGACATTTCCGAAGCCATTAAAGAAGGCGCCATGGCGTTTCTCAATCGCCAGTTCAAAACCATTGCCGTAATCGCCATCATTATTTTTCTCATCATCGGATTTGGAATCCCGGCCGGAGAAAACAACAACGGATACCTCATGGCCTTCGGATTCTTGGTCGGAGCCTTTTTCTCGGGCTTGGCCGGTTATATTGGTATGGGCATGTCGGTTCGCGCCAATGTGCGCACCGCGAATGCCGCTAAAACAAGCTTAAAAGAAGCATTGACCGTGGCCGTTAGAGGAGGGTCCGTGACCGGATTTGCCGTCGTGGGCTTGGCCCTCGCCGGAGTGAGTGGATTCTATTATTTATTCACCCAAATTTGGGATGTGCCCGTGGACGCTGCCCCGGAATTGCTCCTTGGATTTGGATTTGGAGCTTCATTGGTTTCTTTATTCGCTCGTGTGGGCGGAGGCATTTACACCAAAGCCGCGGATGTGGGAGCCGACCTGGTCGGTAAAGTGGAAAAAGGAATTCCCGAAGATGATCCGAGAAATCCGGCTGTCATTGCCGACAACGTCGGAGACAACGTCGGAGACTGTGCCGGAATGGGAGCCGATTTATTTGAAACCTATGCCGTGACCTTGATTGCTGCCATGATTTTGGCCGCCACAACGCTGTTACAAAAAGAAGGAGCCTCCACCATCGTCGTAGAATTCCCATTGATTTTGGGCGCCATCGCCGCCATCGCTTCCATCTTAGGAAGTTACTTCATTCGCTTGGGCAAAAAACAAAACATCATGAATGCCCTATATAAAGGAATCTTTGCCACCGAAATCCTTTCCGCCATCGGATTCTTTTTTGCCGTCAAATATTTGATGAATGGAGAATTGAAAATTTTCTTAATGACCATTGTCGGATTGGTTCTTACCACCCTCATGTTCATGATCACGGAATATTACACGTCCACCAAATACAGCCCGGTGCAAAAAATCGCCATCGCTTCACAAACCGGAGCCGGAACCAACTTGATCAGCGGACTCGCGGTCGGATTGTACAGCACCGTGGCCCCGGTCCTTGTCATTGTTTCCAGCATCGCGGTTTCATATTGGTTGGGACAAACGTCTTCTCTTGAAAATGGAATTTATGGAATCGCGATCGCCGCGGTCTCAATGCTTTCCATCACCGGAATCGTGATCGCCATGGACTCATACGGGCCCATCACCGACAACGCCGGAGGTATTGCGGAAATGGCAAATCTCCCGGAATCGGTTCGTGTGAACACCGACGCCCTCGACGCGGTCGGGAACACAACCAAAGCCGTAACCAAAGGCTACGCCATCGCGTCCGCCGCGCTTGCCACACTCGTGCTTTTCCAAGCGTACAGTGAAAAACTCACCGCCAACAGTGTAGGCGAAACATTCGAATTCGCACTCGTGGATTATCGTGTGATCATCGGACTCTTTATCGGAGGCATGCTCCCCTTCCTCTTCGCCGCGTTCTGTATGGAAGCCGTGGGTAAAGCCGCCAAAAAAGTGGTGGAAGAAGTTCGCCGCCAATTCAAAGAAATCAAAGGCATTATGGAAGGCAAAGCCAAACCCGAATACGACGTGTGCGTGGACATTGTGACCAAAGCCGCGCTGAAAGAAATGATCGCTCCCGGGTTGCTTGCCGTAGGTGCACCTCTCTTGGTGGGATTCATTCTCGGGCCATTGGCTTTGGGTGGATTGCTCGCCGGAGTGATTGTGTCCGGATTGTTGCTCGCCCTTTCCATGGCCAATGGCGGAGGCGCTTGGGACAATGCCAAAAAGTACATTGAAAACGGTCATTTTGGTGGCAAAGGATCCGACGCGCACAAAGCCGCTGTAGTCGGAGACACGGTCGGTGATCCTTACAAAGACACCGCAGGTCCGGCCCTGAACGCCTTGATCAAAGTCATCAACACGATTGCCTTGATCATTGCTCCGTTGATTGCCACGTGGACATTATTTGGGAATTAA
- the trpA gene encoding tryptophan synthase subunit alpha: protein MPKKISLMTHLVAGYPSMSECERLAETMLESGVSFLEIQIPFSDPVADGPTIEAANHQALEQGVIPDDAFALMQRLNQKTSTPLLFMSYYNVLFRYGLEAFCKKAKSVGCYGLIIPDMPMDEEPYDHYLELCRKYQLHPIQVISPLTPVRRLKKIGKIASGFVYAVASFSTTGEQQKAYPQLKAYLNQVRQYVSVPIAVGFGFSQKEQVQKASQFADIVVMGSKIINLYNQALRGKGVEEVKRFLDEMNK, encoded by the coding sequence ATGCCTAAGAAAATATCCTTAATGACGCATTTGGTGGCCGGTTATCCGTCCATGTCCGAATGTGAACGTTTGGCTGAAACCATGCTCGAATCAGGCGTTTCTTTTCTGGAAATTCAAATTCCCTTTTCGGATCCGGTGGCGGATGGTCCAACGATTGAAGCTGCGAATCATCAAGCGCTTGAGCAAGGCGTGATTCCTGACGATGCCTTTGCCTTGATGCAACGGTTGAATCAAAAAACATCCACTCCGCTTTTATTTATGAGTTATTACAACGTCCTGTTTCGTTATGGATTGGAAGCGTTTTGTAAAAAAGCGAAATCCGTGGGGTGTTACGGTTTGATCATTCCTGACATGCCGATGGATGAGGAGCCTTATGATCATTATTTGGAATTGTGCCGCAAGTATCAACTTCATCCGATTCAAGTGATTTCTCCGCTTACTCCGGTGCGTCGTCTTAAGAAAATCGGAAAAATAGCGAGCGGTTTCGTGTATGCGGTGGCGAGTTTTTCAACTACCGGTGAGCAACAAAAAGCTTATCCTCAATTGAAAGCGTATTTGAACCAAGTGCGCCAATATGTGTCGGTTCCGATTGCGGTGGGGTTTGGTTTTTCGCAAAAAGAACAGGTTCAAAAAGCGTCTCAGTTTGCGGATATTGTGGTGATGGGAAGCAAAATCATCAATTTATACAATCAAGCGCTAAGAGGAAAGGGGGTGGAGGAGGTGAAGAGGTTTTTGGATGAAATGAATAAATAA
- the trpB gene encoding tryptophan synthase subunit beta yields MTHLKKYILNPSGHFGAYGGRYLPELLIPVMEDLEKAFYQAIRDPLFRRELKDLYHNYSGRPTSLVFCENLTKKLGGAQIFYKNEGLNHTGAHKINHCLGQALIAKRLGKKRLIAETGAGQHGLATATVAAKLGFECTIYMGRKDYERQWPNVFYMERLGATVVPVDEGGKILRDAINAALRDLIAHPQDTHYLLGTVCGPHPYPVMNAYFQSIIGREVKKQMLKQIGRLPDSLVASLGGGSNAMGLFYEFLDEPNVRMIAVEAGGKGIRENEKKCEHAARFQTGKPGVVEGFKSFFLQDDHGQIKSTHSISAGLDYSGVGPQITYLKEIGRIETAYALDKKVLEAYALLAQTEGIFAALESSHAVAEAIKRAPKLPKNHVMVVNGSGRGDKDLFIVGPCFDSERFAHLSIKL; encoded by the coding sequence ATGACCCATTTAAAAAAATACATACTTAATCCATCCGGACATTTTGGCGCGTATGGCGGGCGCTATCTTCCCGAGCTTTTAATTCCGGTCATGGAGGATTTGGAAAAAGCTTTTTATCAAGCGATTCGAGATCCTTTGTTTCGTCGAGAGTTGAAAGACCTTTATCACAATTATTCGGGCCGGCCCACGTCGTTGGTTTTCTGCGAAAATCTTACGAAAAAACTCGGGGGCGCTCAAATTTTTTACAAAAATGAAGGTCTTAACCACACGGGTGCGCACAAAATCAATCATTGTCTCGGGCAAGCGCTCATTGCCAAACGTTTGGGCAAAAAGCGGCTGATCGCCGAGACCGGGGCGGGGCAGCATGGGCTTGCCACGGCGACCGTGGCCGCCAAATTGGGGTTTGAATGCACGATTTATATGGGGCGTAAAGATTATGAACGCCAATGGCCCAATGTGTTTTATATGGAACGACTTGGTGCAACCGTGGTTCCGGTGGATGAAGGCGGCAAAATTTTGAGAGATGCGATCAATGCCGCGCTTCGCGACCTCATTGCACATCCGCAAGACACGCATTATTTGCTCGGTACCGTGTGCGGGCCGCATCCTTACCCGGTAATGAATGCGTATTTTCAAAGCATTATTGGTCGAGAAGTAAAAAAACAGATGCTCAAACAAATCGGGCGATTGCCGGATTCGTTGGTGGCGAGTCTTGGCGGCGGAAGCAATGCCATGGGACTTTTTTATGAATTTTTGGATGAGCCAAACGTACGGATGATTGCTGTGGAAGCCGGGGGAAAGGGGATTCGTGAAAATGAAAAAAAATGTGAGCACGCGGCGCGTTTTCAAACCGGGAAACCCGGTGTGGTGGAAGGTTTTAAATCTTTTTTTCTTCAAGATGATCACGGGCAAATTAAATCCACGCACAGCATTTCCGCAGGGCTTGATTATTCGGGCGTGGGACCGCAAATCACGTATTTAAAAGAAATCGGACGTATTGAAACCGCGTATGCTTTGGATAAAAAAGTGCTTGAGGCTTATGCGTTGTTGGCGCAAACAGAAGGTATTTTTGCGGCGTTGGAATCCTCTCATGCCGTGGCTGAGGCGATCAAACGGGCGCCCAAGCTTCCTAAAAATCACGTGATGGTGGTGAACGGTTCCGGGCGAGGGGATAAAGATTTATTTATTGTGGGGCCGTGTTTTGATTCGGAGCGATTTGCTCATTTAAGCATTAAATTGTAA
- the aroF gene encoding 3-deoxy-7-phosphoheptulonate synthase produces MLIVMHNSATPDQVEVVVNAVKQLGLTAEKLPGAQRTAIGVIGNKDYVDQDQILRFEGVKEIIHVTKPYKRVGREFHPEKTQVRISENVVFGAGKPIIIAGPCAVESQEQFRAIAESVKKHGAHVLRGGAFKPRTSPYAFQGLKKEGLKIMAEVKREVGLPLVSELVSLNDLDDFAETVDMIQIGARNMHNFDLLEHVADLKKPILLKRGMSATMEEFLLAAEYILNRGNPNVVLCERGIRTFENSTRNILDLNTLALIQLESHLPIIADPSHSAGRFDLVIPLAKAALAVGADGLIVEVHNAPAQALCDGKQSLTLETFDSLMKTLGPI; encoded by the coding sequence ATGCTTATCGTCATGCATAACAGTGCCACGCCCGATCAAGTTGAGGTTGTGGTGAACGCAGTCAAACAGCTTGGTTTAACGGCCGAAAAACTTCCGGGCGCGCAACGCACGGCCATCGGAGTGATTGGCAACAAAGATTACGTGGATCAAGACCAGATTTTAAGGTTTGAAGGGGTGAAGGAAATCATCCATGTGACCAAGCCTTACAAACGCGTGGGTCGTGAGTTTCATCCTGAAAAAACACAGGTTCGTATTTCGGAAAACGTCGTGTTTGGAGCGGGAAAGCCTATCATCATTGCCGGGCCGTGTGCGGTGGAATCGCAAGAGCAATTTCGCGCCATTGCCGAGTCTGTAAAAAAACACGGAGCGCATGTGTTGCGCGGCGGTGCTTTTAAGCCGCGGACATCGCCGTATGCGTTTCAAGGATTGAAAAAAGAAGGATTGAAAATCATGGCTGAAGTCAAACGCGAAGTGGGGTTGCCGTTGGTGAGCGAATTGGTTTCTTTAAATGATTTGGATGACTTTGCCGAGACCGTGGATATGATTCAAATCGGGGCGCGGAATATGCATAATTTTGATCTTTTGGAACATGTGGCGGATCTTAAAAAACCCATTTTATTGAAACGCGGCATGTCGGCCACCATGGAGGAATTTTTATTGGCTGCGGAATACATTTTGAATCGCGGAAATCCCAATGTGGTGTTGTGTGAACGGGGTATTCGCACGTTTGAAAATTCGACGCGCAATATTTTGGATTTGAACACGCTGGCGTTGATTCAACTCGAATCCCATCTTCCCATTATTGCGGATCCGAGCCATTCGGCGGGCCGTTTTGATTTGGTGATTCCTTTGGCAAAAGCCGCGCTTGCGGTTGGCGCGGATGGGTTGATTGTGGAAGTTCACAATGCTCCGGCGCAAGCGTTGTGTGACGGCAAACAATCGCTCACGTTGGAAACGTTTGATTCTTTAATGAAAACTTTATGACCCATTTAA